One Opitutaceae bacterium DNA segment encodes these proteins:
- a CDS encoding M20/M25/M40 family metallo-hydrolase: MPNLNQPPAFLTDLLAARSPSGYETEAQAVFDKYVEPAADTYARDALGNRLATLNPKGDPVLMLAGHIDELGLIITYVNDKGFIYFDTIGGHDRIMIPGRRVVIQTAKGQVKGVTGKRAIHLMNEADRKKVPEVHEMWIDIGARSKEEALARIGIGDVATYDHGFELIHGSIGASRAFDDKVGAYIVGETLIRLSKRRKKLAAKVVSVATTQEEIGVRGATTAVYAANPHIAVAVDVGHATDHPDCDNRKYGETKLGGGPILCRGANINPRVFDRLLKAAEILKIPHQIEADPRPTGTDARAIQVGRAGVATGLVSIPLRYMHTPSEMVDLEDVERCVQLLVEFASGLEKGDYAHW, from the coding sequence ATGCCCAACCTGAACCAGCCACCCGCGTTTCTCACGGACCTGCTCGCCGCCAGGTCACCCTCCGGTTACGAAACCGAGGCACAGGCCGTGTTTGACAAGTACGTTGAACCCGCCGCCGACACCTATGCACGCGACGCGCTGGGCAACCGGCTCGCCACACTCAATCCCAAGGGAGATCCCGTCCTCATGCTGGCCGGTCACATCGATGAGCTCGGCCTCATCATCACTTACGTCAACGACAAGGGATTCATCTATTTCGACACGATCGGCGGACACGATCGCATCATGATCCCGGGTCGCCGCGTCGTCATCCAGACGGCCAAGGGGCAGGTCAAGGGTGTCACCGGCAAACGCGCCATTCATCTCATGAACGAGGCGGATCGCAAGAAGGTGCCCGAGGTTCATGAAATGTGGATCGACATCGGCGCACGCTCGAAGGAGGAGGCGCTCGCGCGGATCGGCATCGGCGACGTCGCCACCTATGACCACGGTTTTGAACTCATCCACGGCAGCATCGGAGCCTCGCGGGCATTCGATGACAAGGTGGGCGCCTACATCGTCGGCGAAACACTCATCAGACTTTCCAAACGCCGGAAGAAACTCGCAGCCAAAGTCGTCAGCGTCGCCACTACCCAGGAGGAGATTGGCGTGCGTGGCGCCACCACCGCCGTGTACGCAGCCAATCCCCACATCGCCGTCGCGGTCGATGTCGGACACGCCACCGATCACCCCGACTGCGACAACCGCAAGTACGGGGAGACCAAACTCGGCGGCGGGCCGATCCTGTGCCGCGGGGCAAACATCAATCCCCGGGTCTTCGACCGACTCCTGAAGGCAGCAGAGATCCTGAAGATTCCCCACCAGATCGAGGCTGATCCCCGCCCGACCGGGACCGACGCGCGCGCGATACAAGTCGGTCGCGCCGGGGTTGCCACCGGTCTGGTCAGCATTCCGCTGCGCTACATGCACACGCCAAGCGAGATGGTCGATCTTGAGGACGTGGAGCGCTGCGTCCAGCTGCTGGTTGAATTCGCCTCAGGTCTGGAAAAAGGCGACTACGCTCACTGGTAG
- the alaS gene encoding alanine--tRNA ligase, with protein MTSAEVRQSFLDFFASKGHTIVPSSSLLPDSPGLLFTNAGMNQFVPIFLGDRAPDVSTWAGVRPGMNTRAADTQKCIRAGGKHNDLEDVGFDTYHHTMFEMLGNWSFGDYFKKDSLTWGWHLLTKVWGIPAKRLFATVYAPNKAKGDPAEFDQEAYDIWAGLFRSEGLDPSVHIVHGNKKDNFWMMGDTGPCGPCSEIHFNLLPRDDEAAGRANVNQSSPRCIEIWNHVFIQFNANADGTFSPLAAKHVDTGMGFERVAGIHATTRGFKDFSAEPSNYEADVFAPLFARVAALSGRTYGRTVPSKREGLSEQEETDIAFRVLADHARTISCAIADGILPGNEGRNYVIRRILRRGILYGAKIGLRTGFFEQLVAPVVESLGKVFPELVAQQDVVRRVIRSEEESFGRTLERGLVEFKRAAGASRISGADAFRLYDTYGFPLDMTQLLAAERGISVDAAEFEVEMEKQRERGRAAQKKEIVVAATEGESTDFTPTRFLGHAETHARATLEDVVASGGDVFLVFDRTPFYAEMGGQAGDTGSVLIDGRLVPVADTVKDKAGRFLHKLSVPADGALDAATFVKGAHAELSIDVVRRRAISRHHSAAHLIHWALRKVLGTHVRQAGTSKTPDRMRFDFSHFEATTPEQLREVEHLVNERVIDNAKVETYETDFDKKPEGTLAFFGEKYGKVVRVVDIGGFSRELCGGTHVTTTGEIGIIKIVAEMAIAAGTRRIEAVAGQAAIDSITHHDAQLKALGARLNAGPLDIVAKLDSLLAAKSEAERRLKAFEQKAAAGLADELIAGATREDGLAFISAVVAAESPEALRSLGSQISARLGEGVVRLGAAIGDKATVVAFCSPAAIKAGHQAGKIISELSAKLGGRGGGKPDFAMGGGKDVARMADAFR; from the coding sequence ATGACATCCGCTGAGGTTCGCCAGTCGTTTCTCGATTTCTTTGCGAGCAAGGGACACACGATCGTGCCGTCGTCGTCGCTGCTCCCCGATTCGCCCGGCCTGCTTTTCACCAATGCCGGGATGAACCAGTTCGTGCCGATTTTCCTCGGCGACCGCGCACCGGACGTGTCGACCTGGGCGGGTGTGCGTCCGGGCATGAACACCCGCGCCGCGGACACGCAGAAATGCATCCGCGCCGGGGGAAAGCACAACGACCTCGAGGACGTGGGCTTCGACACGTACCATCACACGATGTTCGAGATGCTCGGGAACTGGTCCTTTGGCGACTATTTCAAAAAGGACTCGCTCACCTGGGGCTGGCACCTGCTGACGAAGGTCTGGGGCATTCCGGCCAAGCGGCTGTTCGCCACCGTCTATGCTCCAAACAAGGCGAAGGGAGATCCGGCGGAGTTCGACCAGGAGGCCTATGATATCTGGGCCGGGCTGTTTCGCTCGGAAGGGCTCGATCCCTCAGTCCATATTGTCCACGGAAACAAGAAGGACAACTTCTGGATGATGGGCGACACGGGTCCCTGCGGCCCGTGTTCGGAGATCCATTTCAACCTGCTTCCGCGCGACGATGAGGCGGCGGGTAGGGCCAATGTAAATCAGTCCAGCCCGCGCTGCATCGAAATCTGGAATCACGTCTTCATCCAGTTCAACGCCAATGCCGACGGAACCTTCTCGCCCTTGGCGGCGAAGCACGTCGACACGGGCATGGGCTTCGAGCGCGTCGCTGGCATTCATGCGACGACACGCGGCTTCAAGGATTTTTCGGCGGAGCCGTCGAACTACGAGGCGGATGTCTTCGCCCCGCTGTTTGCAAGAGTGGCGGCGCTTTCCGGCAGGACCTATGGACGCACCGTTCCATCGAAACGCGAAGGCCTGAGCGAGCAGGAGGAGACCGACATTGCGTTCCGCGTGCTCGCCGATCACGCTCGGACGATCAGTTGCGCCATCGCCGATGGCATTCTTCCCGGCAACGAGGGGCGCAACTATGTCATTCGCCGCATTCTGCGGCGCGGCATTCTCTACGGGGCGAAGATCGGACTTCGGACGGGCTTCTTCGAGCAACTGGTCGCGCCTGTGGTTGAGAGCCTCGGAAAGGTGTTTCCCGAGCTGGTCGCCCAGCAGGATGTCGTGCGACGCGTGATACGCAGCGAGGAGGAAAGCTTCGGTCGCACGCTCGAGCGCGGCCTGGTGGAGTTCAAGCGCGCGGCCGGAGCGTCGCGCATTTCCGGCGCGGACGCCTTCCGGCTGTACGACACGTACGGGTTCCCCCTCGACATGACGCAGCTCCTTGCGGCCGAGCGCGGGATTTCCGTGGACGCCGCGGAATTCGAGGTCGAGATGGAGAAGCAGCGTGAACGCGGGCGGGCGGCGCAGAAAAAGGAGATCGTCGTTGCGGCCACGGAAGGTGAATCCACGGATTTCACGCCGACGCGCTTCCTTGGTCATGCGGAGACGCATGCCCGCGCGACGCTCGAGGATGTTGTCGCTTCCGGTGGCGACGTGTTTCTGGTCTTCGATCGCACGCCGTTCTACGCGGAGATGGGTGGCCAGGCCGGAGACACGGGCTCGGTGCTGATCGACGGCAGGCTTGTGCCTGTGGCCGACACGGTGAAGGACAAGGCGGGACGCTTTTTGCACAAGCTGTCGGTCCCGGCGGACGGCGCGCTGGATGCAGCGACATTCGTGAAGGGCGCGCATGCGGAGCTGTCGATCGACGTTGTCCGCCGCCGCGCCATTTCCCGCCACCACTCGGCGGCGCACCTGATCCACTGGGCGCTGCGCAAGGTGCTGGGCACTCATGTGCGCCAGGCGGGTACGTCAAAGACGCCGGATCGCATGCGTTTCGACTTCAGTCACTTTGAGGCGACGACGCCCGAGCAGTTGCGCGAGGTCGAGCATCTCGTGAACGAACGCGTGATCGACAATGCGAAGGTAGAGACTTACGAGACCGATTTCGACAAGAAGCCCGAGGGGACGCTGGCCTTCTTCGGAGAGAAGTACGGCAAGGTTGTGCGCGTGGTCGACATCGGCGGATTCAGCCGCGAACTGTGTGGCGGCACGCATGTGACCACGACAGGAGAGATCGGCATCATCAAGATTGTCGCGGAAATGGCGATTGCCGCGGGCACTCGACGCATCGAGGCGGTCGCCGGGCAGGCTGCGATCGACAGCATAACGCATCACGACGCGCAGTTGAAGGCGCTCGGCGCCAGGCTCAACGCTGGTCCGCTCGACATCGTGGCGAAGCTCGACTCCCTGCTTGCGGCCAAGTCGGAGGCGGAGCGCAGATTGAAAGCCTTTGAACAGAAGGCGGCGGCGGGGCTGGCGGATGAATTGATTGCCGGGGCAACGCGCGAGGACGGTCTGGCCTTCATTTCCGCGGTGGTTGCCGCTGAGAGTCCGGAGGCGCTTCGCTCGCTCGGATCCCAGATCAGCGCGCGCCTCGGAGAGGGCGTGGTGCGCCTGGGCGCGGCGATAGGGGACAAGGCGACGGTGGTCGCGTTCTGCTCGCCCGCGGCGATCAAGGCGGGACACCAGGCGGGAAAGATCATTTCTGAACTTTCGGCGAAACTGGGAGGCAGGGGCGGAGGAAAGCCGGACTTTGCGATGGGCGGCGGCAAGGATGTCGCCAGGATGGCCGACGCCTTCCGCTGA
- a CDS encoding DUF5069 domain-containing protein, with product MPTISYSAPDLTQHPPRSARVRLAGFVHLCRLLDKCRAHAHGKLGEYVFPCPLDKRFFSFTGIDAQAFLDAVKAGRNDTEMAVWVNEHMKPLRLPHEIEAWSRWLENLAPGDRQRHLGFSEGIEKLAPGRDDIRTTFDRLDLDDYVSFGGRG from the coding sequence ATGCCGACGATTTCCTACAGCGCTCCCGACCTGACCCAGCACCCCCCGCGCAGTGCGCGGGTGAGACTCGCTGGATTTGTCCATCTCTGCCGTCTCCTCGACAAATGCCGGGCGCATGCGCATGGCAAGCTGGGCGAGTACGTCTTCCCGTGTCCGCTGGACAAGCGATTCTTTTCCTTCACCGGCATCGATGCGCAGGCGTTCCTTGATGCGGTCAAGGCGGGACGAAACGACACGGAGATGGCGGTTTGGGTTAATGAGCACATGAAACCCCTGCGCCTGCCGCACGAGATCGAAGCCTGGTCGCGATGGCTGGAGAATCTGGCTCCCGGGGACAGGCAGCGGCACCTGGGATTCTCCGAGGGCATCGAGAAACTTGCGCCGGGGCGCGATGACATTCGCACGACGTTTGACCGTCTTGACCTCGACGACTACGTGAGTTTCGGCGGCAGGGGCTGA
- the leuB gene encoding 3-isopropylmalate dehydrogenase, with translation MSTLTFAVLPGDYIGPEVMNAAMRVLSHVAKQERLTLEYKFADVGGAGIDNHGKALPDSTLELCRKSDAILFGSVGGPKWEKLPPKEQPERAALLPLRKAFTLFANIRPGLLYKDLVDASPLKAERIPNGIDIVCIRELTGGIYFGQPKSTTTLENGEQEAVDTMIYKTSEIERIAEVAAVTARARGKRVTSVDKANVLETSVLWRRTVTEYFAKKHPDLSLSHMYVDNAAMQLARDPNQFDVLFTENMFGDILSDEMAVICGSLGMMSSASLGVGHNRFGKPFGLYEPAGGTAPDIAGKGVANPCAQILSAALMLRYSFGLDAVAARMEAAVRRTVTIDGVRTGDIAFGRPSVGTEAMADAVIANLKH, from the coding sequence ATGTCGACGCTTACGTTTGCCGTTCTTCCCGGAGACTACATTGGACCGGAGGTTATGAATGCCGCCATGCGGGTGCTCTCGCATGTCGCGAAGCAGGAGCGGCTCACGCTGGAGTACAAGTTCGCGGACGTGGGTGGCGCCGGCATCGACAATCATGGCAAGGCGCTGCCGGATTCCACGCTGGAACTGTGCAGGAAGAGCGACGCCATTTTGTTCGGTTCGGTTGGCGGTCCCAAATGGGAGAAGCTGCCGCCCAAGGAGCAGCCCGAGCGCGCGGCCCTGCTGCCGCTGCGCAAGGCCTTCACGCTGTTTGCCAACATCCGCCCGGGTCTGCTCTACAAGGATCTCGTCGACGCGTCGCCGCTGAAGGCGGAACGCATTCCCAATGGCATCGACATCGTCTGCATCCGGGAACTCACGGGCGGGATCTATTTCGGCCAGCCGAAGTCAACAACGACGCTGGAAAATGGCGAACAGGAGGCGGTCGACACGATGATCTACAAGACATCGGAGATCGAACGCATCGCTGAGGTCGCCGCGGTGACAGCACGCGCGCGCGGGAAACGGGTGACTTCCGTCGACAAGGCCAATGTGCTCGAGACGTCGGTCCTCTGGCGCAGGACGGTCACGGAGTATTTCGCGAAAAAGCATCCGGACCTTTCGCTGTCCCACATGTATGTCGACAATGCCGCGATGCAGCTTGCGCGCGACCCCAACCAGTTCGACGTGCTGTTCACCGAGAACATGTTTGGCGACATCCTTTCCGATGAGATGGCCGTAATCTGCGGCTCGCTCGGCATGATGAGCAGCGCGTCCCTCGGCGTCGGGCACAATCGCTTCGGCAAGCCGTTCGGCCTGTACGAGCCCGCGGGCGGCACTGCGCCGGACATCGCCGGGAAGGGCGTCGCCAATCCCTGTGCGCAGATTCTTTCGGCGGCGCTCATGCTCCGCTACAGCTTCGGACTCGACGCCGTGGCCGCGCGCATGGAGGCGGCGGTGCGCCGGACGGTGACCATCGACGGTGTGCGCACCGGCGACATCGCTTTCGGCCGGCCGAGCGTCGGCACGGAGGCGATGGCCGATGCTGTCATCGCCAATCTGAAGCATTGA
- a CDS encoding DNA alkylation repair protein — translation MPAASPPADSAFKHWFNEARYRGIADLLGSASRGFNRRRFLAVTLTGLDECSLMERLRRTAMAYQASLPGAYRDKLEVLRGVAPQMGHAFVVISIGDFVAREGLDDAVHSLEALREITRHGSSEFAVRPFLQRDLKGTLAIMDRWAHDEDEHVRRLASEGSRPRLPWGLRLTELVKDPGPTAPILEALKRDSSLYVRKSVANHLNDITKDHPEAVMDRVEGWDRSNAGTAWIVRHALRTLVKRGDGRALAIMGVEPKAAVSVETFLVKPLRVRLGGRLELLAEIRSRSRKEQALIVDYVIHYVKASGEPFPKVFKWKATKLKPGETICLSKSQEIRDFSIRRHHAGRHKVELQVNGARLASGEFFLLR, via the coding sequence ATGCCAGCCGCATCACCACCTGCTGATTCCGCGTTCAAGCACTGGTTCAATGAGGCCCGGTATCGCGGCATAGCCGACCTACTTGGTTCGGCATCGCGGGGTTTCAACCGGCGGAGGTTTCTTGCGGTCACCCTCACGGGTCTCGACGAGTGTTCGCTCATGGAGCGGCTCCGCCGCACGGCCATGGCGTATCAGGCCTCGCTGCCCGGCGCGTACCGGGACAAGCTTGAGGTGCTGCGCGGGGTGGCGCCACAGATGGGCCATGCGTTCGTTGTGATTTCGATCGGAGATTTTGTGGCGAGGGAGGGACTGGACGATGCCGTGCATTCCCTCGAGGCGCTGCGGGAAATCACGCGCCATGGCTCATCGGAGTTCGCCGTGCGTCCCTTTCTTCAGCGCGACCTGAAGGGCACGCTGGCGATCATGGACAGGTGGGCGCATGACGAGGATGAGCATGTCCGTCGCCTCGCTTCGGAAGGAAGCCGCCCACGACTGCCCTGGGGACTTCGATTGACCGAACTGGTGAAGGACCCGGGCCCGACTGCGCCGATCCTCGAGGCGCTGAAGCGGGATTCGTCTTTGTATGTCCGCAAGTCGGTCGCCAACCACCTGAATGACATTACCAAGGATCATCCCGAGGCGGTGATGGATCGGGTGGAAGGCTGGGACCGTTCAAACGCCGGGACAGCATGGATTGTGCGTCACGCCCTGCGAACCCTGGTCAAGCGCGGTGACGGGCGCGCGCTCGCGATCATGGGAGTCGAGCCGAAGGCGGCGGTCAGCGTGGAGACTTTTTTGGTGAAACCGCTGCGGGTTCGCCTTGGCGGAAGACTGGAACTGCTGGCGGAAATACGCTCAAGGTCACGCAAGGAACAGGCGCTGATCGTCGACTATGTCATTCACTACGTTAAGGCGTCGGGAGAACCGTTTCCGAAAGTCTTCAAGTGGAAAGCCACGAAGCTGAAGCCGGGGGAAACAATCTGTCTTTCCAAGAGCCAGGAGATTCGGGATTTCTCGATTCGACGGCACCATGCCGGACGCCACAAGGTGGAGCTGCAGGTCAACGGCGCCCGGCTGGCGTCAGGTGAATTTTTTCTGTTGCGCTGA
- the ispH gene encoding 4-hydroxy-3-methylbut-2-enyl diphosphate reductase, with protein MTSPPLLHAVLAFDANNRLAVRRLGSRNGLAFSGTDIAMATQRLEGSFTEHTVPVERFSVDAGGRSHRAWLTQVCGEPADSEIKFASIDALLAVPDSLAPSLKAMLEGLDPHLVEIPYLHLGEADFIYKFRPEKERNPGSYARDDRSSALYQSKLCDAIKLLTRRHERTATTPVTLDFGPVEYVIPSHFGFCLGVKNAIERAYETLAANPGRRVFMLSELIHNPFVNEDLLARGLRYLQTDKGVPYTARGRPHSPGETAPLLWDTLTADDIVIIPAFGATDEDKARLVRKGIAVYAHDATCMLVEKVWKAARAYGRSGYTVVIHGKHEHEETKATFANTRRHAPAVIVRNLEETRLLAEIIESRDPAVRARFHTVFAGKHTRGFDVDRDLQRVAVVNQTTLLMNETREIIQFLRDTYLRAHGPDVPGQPARVGGSGRNDTLCYATQVNQDALARALEQPLDAAFVIGGRNSSNTYQLYRVCEQRLPGRAFFIQSETSIVSRSAVEHYVFPSSGPIAGRGGHVEKHRLWANDDLSPKRVLVTGGASCPDGIIQQVVARINALWPDASIRPIDDVLADLRARIGDEAIEA; from the coding sequence ATGACATCCCCGCCGCTCCTCCACGCCGTGCTGGCGTTCGATGCGAACAACCGCCTTGCGGTGCGCCGCCTCGGCAGCAGGAACGGCCTGGCATTTTCGGGCACGGACATTGCGATGGCGACGCAGCGGCTGGAAGGCTCCTTCACGGAGCACACGGTGCCGGTTGAACGCTTCTCAGTTGATGCTGGAGGCAGGAGCCATCGCGCCTGGCTGACACAGGTTTGCGGCGAACCGGCGGATTCCGAGATCAAGTTCGCATCCATTGATGCACTGCTGGCGGTGCCGGACTCACTGGCGCCTTCATTGAAGGCGATGCTCGAGGGTCTCGATCCGCATCTGGTCGAGATTCCCTACCTGCATCTCGGCGAGGCCGATTTCATCTACAAGTTTCGTCCCGAGAAGGAGCGCAACCCCGGCAGCTATGCGCGCGACGATCGTTCAAGCGCGCTGTACCAGTCGAAGCTATGCGATGCGATCAAGCTGCTGACCCGCCGGCATGAGCGGACGGCGACAACGCCGGTGACGCTTGATTTTGGCCCGGTGGAGTACGTGATTCCCAGCCACTTCGGCTTCTGCCTCGGGGTGAAGAATGCGATCGAGCGCGCCTACGAGACCCTGGCTGCGAATCCCGGACGCCGGGTGTTCATGCTGTCGGAGCTCATTCACAATCCGTTTGTGAACGAGGACCTGCTGGCGCGCGGCCTGCGCTATCTCCAGACCGACAAGGGCGTGCCCTACACCGCGCGCGGGCGCCCGCATTCGCCGGGGGAGACAGCGCCGCTTCTGTGGGACACGCTGACGGCGGATGACATCGTCATCATCCCCGCGTTTGGCGCGACGGACGAGGACAAGGCCCGTCTGGTGCGGAAGGGCATCGCGGTGTACGCCCACGACGCCACCTGCATGCTCGTGGAGAAGGTGTGGAAGGCGGCTCGAGCGTACGGGAGAAGTGGATACACGGTGGTGATCCATGGGAAGCACGAGCACGAGGAGACCAAGGCGACGTTTGCGAACACGCGCCGCCACGCGCCGGCGGTGATTGTGCGCAATCTTGAGGAGACGCGCCTGCTGGCGGAGATCATCGAGAGCCGCGATCCCGCGGTGCGCGCGCGCTTTCACACGGTGTTCGCGGGCAAGCACACGCGGGGATTCGATGTGGACCGCGACCTTCAGCGCGTCGCCGTCGTGAACCAGACGACGCTGCTCATGAACGAGACGCGCGAGATCATTCAATTCCTTCGGGACACGTACCTTCGCGCGCACGGGCCTGATGTGCCCGGGCAGCCGGCGAGGGTGGGGGGCAGCGGCAGGAACGACACGCTCTGCTATGCGACGCAGGTGAACCAGGACGCACTGGCGCGCGCGCTGGAGCAGCCGCTTGACGCGGCGTTTGTCATCGGAGGGAGAAATTCGTCGAACACCTATCAGCTTTACCGCGTGTGCGAGCAGCGCCTGCCCGGACGCGCCTTCTTCATCCAGAGTGAAACCAGCATTGTTTCCCGTTCGGCCGTGGAGCACTACGTGTTTCCATCAAGCGGCCCAATCGCGGGCAGGGGCGGCCATGTCGAGAAGCACCGCCTGTGGGCCAATGACGATCTATCACCAAAGCGCGTCCTGGTCACGGGCGGGGCGTCCTGCCCCGATGGGATCATCCAGCAGGTCGTGGCCCGCATAAACGCGCTCTGGCCTGATGCCTCGATCCGACCGATTGATGATGTGCTGGCGGATCTGCGTGCGCGAATCGGAGACGAAGCGATAGAAGCCTGA